The Muribaculum intestinale genome includes the window ACGAACTCCGCATATGCATGAGTTCCGACAATGTAAAGGATCTTTTCTTTGAGATTGACGGCAAGGCTGCCGGGAAGATAATATCGGCTCCGGGGCTGGGCTGGGACAATTATATAACAGTGGTCAATACCGGAATTATGCTTACTGAGGGTAAACATGTGCTACGCTGGGTTCCGTCAAATTCAATGAATATGGATTACTATGTTTGGCACCGCACGGGAGAATATGTCGATACCGGAGATTATGGTCATCAGGATTTCAGTTATCCGAGAGAATGGACATACGTTTCCAATCCCATGTTTACGGAGCTTACCTCGCCTATGTTCGGTGTCGGCTTTACCTCTCCGCTGTATACAGCCGATCCGTCGGCCCATGTGTGGAATATCGACGGCAAGGAAGTGCTCTATTTATATGCCTCGCATGACATGTCGCCCGCACAGGGGTGCGACCATATGGACCGCTACCATATTTTTTCTACCGAGGATATGATAAACTGGACCGACCATGGCGAGGTAATGAATGCCGCGACATCCAACCGGTATACAGGAACTGTCAATAATTACGGCGAGGAGTATATGTGGGCGCCCGACTGCAATTACAATCCCTCTGACGGTCTGTACTACTTCATCTATCCTCACCGAATACGTATGAATGGGGAGCCGGTATGGCAACACTTTCTTGCTACAAGCGAAAATCCGGCCGGTCCGTGGAAATGTATAGGATATATTGACGGTATTCCCTCGACAATAGATCCTTGTCTGTTTGTGGATGACGACGGACAGGCCTATGTGTTCACTTCCGGACAGGGCGGATGCTGGATGACAAAGCTGAAACGCGACAACTGGCTTGAGATGGAAGGCGAGAGTGTCATGTTGCTTGGGCCTGATGGAGATGTCGCAAGCGGTTTCCCGAGTTTTCATGAGGGACCCTGGGTGTTCAAGAAAGACGGGCGGTATTATCTTGTCTATGCCGACGGTTATACCACGGTCAACCGTATGCAATACTCTGTCGCCGATAATATTGCCGGACCATATACACCCAAGGGCGTTTTCATGAATCCGATGGGTTGCAACACCACCCACGGCTCTGTTGTGGAGTTCAAGGGTAAGTGGTATACATTCTACCACACGGCTGACTTCTCGGGACATGGAGCATTGCGCTCGGTATGTTACGATGAGCAGACATTTGATGATGAGGGAAATCTCAATCTGCTTCGCAATTTCGGTGAGCCGTATGGCGGAACTGTCAGGACATTCAACGGTACTGAGTCGTTGACAATAAGCGCTGTCGAATACAACGATGGCAAGGGCGGAAACGCGTATTACAAGCGTGATATGTCGGTACCGTCGCGTAGTGCCGACGGTGTTGAACTTGACAACTTCGAGTTCCTGCGCTTTACTCTTAAAGTGGCCCGCTCGGGACGTTACGCCATGACTCTGCGGGCCGCCAACCTCATGGCCGACAGCAAGGTGGCTGTGGACTACGACGGCACCTACAAGACTGCCGAGAACGGCCGCGAACTCCCCGATAAAAACCGTGTGGGAAGCAAACAGGAACTCTATATGTTCCCCCTCACGCTTGAGGCCGGCGAGCACTATATCGAGCTTCGTGTAACACGCGGAGCTATGAAATTCTACGATTTCACCCTCTCTACCGGAGCCGCCTACATACCGGGTACAATCGAAGCTGAAGACCTTGAGGCCGATGACTACAGATATCAGGACAAGGGCGCATGGGAGCGCAACTCCAAGGGCTACCGTGATGACGTGGAGGTGGCCATCGACTCCCACTCCGACGGCTGGCATATCGGTTCCACATCCTCCGGCGACTACTATAAGTACAACTTTATCGCAAAAGAGAGCGGAGTATACACCATCACAACCCGCCTTAGCGACGACCCGAAGGCCTCAAGCCGTATGCGTATGTATATCGACGACAAGGAGATAGATGACTGGAGTTTCTCGGGACAGAATGACTGGAACACATATTTTGACCACGACGTAAAGGAGGTTGCGATATCAGAGGGTGCACATGTGCTGAAATTCGAGGTTGTGCGAGGACCGATGAATATCGACCGCTTTACATTCACACGTACCGGTGAGCTCTCAGGAATTGGCGGAACCTTATATCAAAATGCTTCGTCGGATTGTGTCAGCGTATATTCAATAGATGGGCGGCTGATAAAACACAACATCGACTCCCGTACAGCTCTTGA containing:
- a CDS encoding family 43 glycosylhydrolase, which codes for MSYPIRSRFLVAVTLYVILPLAVNAFNIPDDQPYIYDYYDNGVTAEKYVVEYKGTPYRSHVLSASSDCIMQAEDFDNGGNNISWSFRNKGSNAYRKDIDEVRINGGGSGYVIGNVSAGDWLCYTFEVADACEYELRICMSSDNVKDLFFEIDGKAAGKIISAPGLGWDNYITVVNTGIMLTEGKHVLRWVPSNSMNMDYYVWHRTGEYVDTGDYGHQDFSYPREWTYVSNPMFTELTSPMFGVGFTSPLYTADPSAHVWNIDGKEVLYLYASHDMSPAQGCDHMDRYHIFSTEDMINWTDHGEVMNAATSNRYTGTVNNYGEEYMWAPDCNYNPSDGLYYFIYPHRIRMNGEPVWQHFLATSENPAGPWKCIGYIDGIPSTIDPCLFVDDDGQAYVFTSGQGGCWMTKLKRDNWLEMEGESVMLLGPDGDVASGFPSFHEGPWVFKKDGRYYLVYADGYTTVNRMQYSVADNIAGPYTPKGVFMNPMGCNTTHGSVVEFKGKWYTFYHTADFSGHGALRSVCYDEQTFDDEGNLNLLRNFGEPYGGTVRTFNGTESLTISAVEYNDGKGGNAYYKRDMSVPSRSADGVELDNFEFLRFTLKVARSGRYAMTLRAANLMADSKVAVDYDGTYKTAENGRELPDKNRVGSKQELYMFPLTLEAGEHYIELRVTRGAMKFYDFTLSTGAAYIPGTIEAEDLEADDYRYQDKGAWERNSKGYRDDVEVAIDSHSDGWHIGSTSSGDYYKYNFIAKESGVYTITTRLSDDPKASSRMRMYIDDKEIDDWSFSGQNDWNTYFDHDVKEVAISEGAHVLKFEVVRGPMNIDRFTFTRTGELSGIGGTLYQNASSDCVSVYSIDGRLIKHNIDSRTALDGLDRGIYIVGGRKVAK